A section of the Methanococcus voltae genome encodes:
- a CDS encoding DUF2100 domain-containing protein codes for MVKQLKNSQELLKKSIESISKLEQEKLIEIKKQDMGNMSENTQETAKKNEKTYKDAEAGIIDIAELKKAAYDLIDADEYVYKKAPNHELTKEEAEEFTKIILGAQKSLSTVLEAFGFEQEKNIINLDSDALYLVSNKKLIKILNEINEEANKAMGITLKTNLNIISTDGVLKPEDMLIINPKMPEKALKGIEKKCAITKENIQKIIANKKPSKVYVVVKEGDKADELILKRAEALYGAKKLPLEELQVL; via the coding sequence ATGGTTAAACAACTTAAAAATTCGCAGGAATTGCTCAAAAAATCAATAGAATCAATTTCAAAATTGGAACAAGAGAAATTGATAGAAATTAAAAAGCAAGATATGGGCAATATGTCGGAAAATACTCAGGAAACTGCTAAAAAGAATGAAAAAACGTATAAAGATGCAGAAGCGGGTATTATAGATATAGCAGAGCTTAAAAAAGCTGCTTATGATTTAATAGATGCTGACGAGTATGTATATAAAAAGGCTCCTAATCACGAATTGACAAAAGAAGAAGCTGAAGAATTTACAAAAATAATATTGGGCGCTCAAAAGAGTTTAAGCACCGTTTTAGAAGCTTTTGGATTTGAACAAGAGAAAAATATTATAAATTTGGACTCTGATGCTTTATATTTGGTTAGTAATAAGAAATTAATAAAAATATTAAATGAAATAAACGAAGAAGCAAATAAAGCAATGGGTATTACTTTAAAAACCAATTTGAATATTATTTCAACAGATGGAGTTTTAAAACCCGAAGATATGCTTATTATAAATCCAAAAATGCCTGAAAAAGCTTTAAAAGGTATTGAAAAGAAATGTGCTATCACAAAGGAAAACATACAAAAAATAATCGCTAATAAAAAACCTTCAAAAGTGTATGTAGTTGTAAAAGAAGGCGATAAAGCTGATGAATTAATATTAAAAAGAGCAGAAGCATTATATGGTGCTAAAAAATTGCCTTTAGAAGAATTACAAGTTTTATAA
- the hisC gene encoding histidinol-phosphate transaminase, producing the protein MIDDKIRNVVKEFKAYVPGKSKEEIARKYNLNPETIIKLGSNENPWGCSPMIKDRLLEELPKFSQYPESINPILLQEIADFAKVPKENLIVGGDGADEVIDLIMRILIDEGDEVIIPIPTFTQYAISAKIHGANIKWAKYDEKNEFKLDVNSVLSQITDKTKVIFLCTPNNPTGNIIPNEDIKKIIESTDALVMIDHAYIEYSRKEYDLTDWALKYDNVLVLRTFSKVLGLAGQRIGYGVSSTKIIDYMMRIRPAFSLTRATQISAIATLQDKEFIYKSLDDGIRSREMIYEGIKQFKELEVYPTEANYMLIKVKNGMNSSQFAEELLKKGVIVRDCYSFTGLEPYYVRVSIGTFEENERFLKILKEVVE; encoded by the coding sequence ATGATTGACGATAAAATAAGAAATGTAGTAAAGGAATTTAAAGCATACGTTCCAGGAAAATCAAAGGAAGAAATCGCAAGAAAGTACAATTTAAATCCTGAAACAATTATAAAATTGGGTTCAAATGAAAATCCTTGGGGATGTTCACCTATGATTAAAGATAGATTGCTTGAGGAATTGCCAAAATTTAGCCAGTACCCTGAATCAATAAACCCAATTTTATTGCAGGAAATCGCTGATTTTGCAAAAGTGCCAAAAGAAAACTTAATCGTGGGTGGAGATGGTGCTGATGAAGTAATAGACCTCATAATGCGAATTTTAATCGACGAAGGTGACGAAGTAATAATCCCTATACCTACATTTACCCAATATGCAATTTCTGCAAAAATACACGGTGCAAATATAAAATGGGCTAAGTATGACGAGAAAAACGAGTTTAAGTTAGATGTTAACAGTGTTTTAAGTCAAATAACTGATAAAACAAAAGTAATCTTTTTATGCACTCCAAACAATCCAACAGGAAATATAATTCCAAACGAAGATATTAAGAAAATAATTGAATCTACTGACGCTTTGGTAATGATTGACCACGCATACATAGAATACTCAAGAAAGGAATACGATTTAACAGATTGGGCTTTAAAATACGATAATGTGCTTGTATTAAGGACATTCTCAAAAGTTTTAGGACTTGCGGGTCAAAGAATAGGATATGGAGTTTCAAGTACTAAAATAATCGATTATATGATGCGAATAAGACCCGCATTCAGTTTAACAAGAGCCACACAAATTTCAGCAATTGCAACACTCCAAGACAAGGAATTCATTTATAAAAGTCTTGACGATGGAATAAGAAGCAGAGAAATGATATACGAAGGAATAAAGCAATTCAAAGAGTTAGAAGTTTACCCTACTGAAGCAAATTATATGCTTATAAAGGTTAAAAATGGTATGAATTCATCACAATTCGCAGAGGAATTGCTTAAAAAAGGCGTAATCGTTAGGGATTGTTATTCATTCACTGGTTTAGAGCCGTATTATGTAAGGGTATCTATCGGAACCTTTGAAGAAAATGAAAGATTTTTAAAAATTCTTAAAGAAGTTGTTGAATAA
- the lysS gene encoding lysine--tRNA ligase produces the protein MYWADATAEKIIKKRDRDGIEEYVVSSGITPSGHIHVGNARETLTADGIHQGLKKAGKKSKLIFVADDYDPLRKLYPFLTEEYTKYIGMPLSEIPCPEGCCNSYAEHFLNPYLNSLKDLGIEITTYRASECYKAGMYNDAIIKALDNRLKIKEILDGFRKEPLADDWYPLNVVCEKCGKMINTKILGYNSEDKTITYVCSDCGFENNVQPFNGIGKLPWRVDWPARWQIFGVTAEPMGKDHGASGGSYDTGVKISRMVYGYVPPEKMIYEWIQLKVGDKAVPMSSSAGVVFAVKDWNEICHPEILRFLLVRSKPSKHIDFDLKGIPNIVDDYDELERKYFELIEKQKSSSEELNTNDLDKIRLYEVITTNISEKLPVQVAYKFCSIIAQIAIADNEEIDMERVYDILGRNGYNVEEFTEFDKNRLIARLEMSKNWAKNYGEKLNINTKEQAKMEYEKLSDAQKEWVNTFIERFESLESNEITAMNLHELIYEIANSLELSPKEAFGASYAILLSKKYGPKLGSFLASLSSEKVIELYKLN, from the coding sequence ATGTACTGGGCAGATGCTACAGCTGAAAAAATAATTAAAAAAAGAGATAGGGATGGAATCGAAGAATATGTTGTATCAAGCGGTATAACCCCATCGGGTCATATTCACGTTGGAAATGCAAGAGAAACACTTACTGCAGACGGTATTCACCAAGGACTCAAAAAAGCAGGTAAAAAATCAAAATTAATTTTTGTTGCTGACGATTACGACCCACTTAGGAAATTATACCCTTTCTTAACCGAAGAATACACAAAATACATTGGTATGCCATTGAGTGAAATACCTTGTCCTGAAGGATGTTGTAATAGCTACGCAGAACACTTTTTAAACCCTTATTTAAACAGTTTAAAAGATTTAGGTATTGAAATTACTACATATAGGGCAAGTGAATGCTATAAAGCGGGTATGTACAACGATGCAATTATTAAAGCTCTCGATAACAGATTAAAAATTAAAGAAATCCTTGATGGATTCAGAAAAGAGCCTCTTGCTGATGACTGGTATCCTTTAAACGTTGTTTGTGAAAAATGCGGTAAAATGATAAATACCAAAATATTGGGGTACAATAGCGAAGATAAAACAATTACATATGTTTGTTCTGATTGTGGATTTGAAAACAACGTCCAACCATTTAATGGAATCGGTAAATTACCGTGGAGAGTTGACTGGCCTGCGAGATGGCAAATATTCGGCGTAACTGCTGAGCCTATGGGTAAAGACCACGGTGCTTCCGGTGGTTCATACGATACAGGCGTTAAAATTTCAAGAATGGTTTATGGATACGTCCCACCTGAAAAAATGATTTACGAATGGATTCAGTTAAAAGTAGGCGACAAAGCTGTTCCTATGTCCTCGTCTGCCGGTGTTGTATTTGCAGTTAAGGATTGGAATGAAATTTGCCATCCAGAAATCTTAAGATTTTTATTGGTAAGAAGTAAACCTTCAAAACACATTGACTTTGATTTAAAAGGAATTCCGAATATTGTAGATGACTACGACGAATTAGAAAGAAAATACTTCGAATTAATTGAAAAACAAAAGAGCAGTTCAGAAGAATTGAATACAAATGACCTCGATAAAATTAGATTATATGAGGTTATTACAACAAATATCTCCGAAAAATTGCCTGTTCAAGTTGCATACAAATTCTGTTCAATTATCGCACAAATTGCAATCGCTGATAATGAAGAAATCGATATGGAAAGAGTATACGACATTTTAGGAAGAAATGGCTACAATGTAGAAGAATTTACCGAATTTGACAAAAACAGACTTATTGCAAGACTTGAAATGAGCAAAAACTGGGCTAAAAACTACGGTGAAAAATTAAACATCAATACAAAAGAACAAGCAAAAATGGAGTATGAAAAACTTTCAGATGCTCAAAAAGAATGGGTTAATACATTTATTGAAAGATTTGAATCTCTTGAATCCAATGAAATCACTGCAATGAACTTGCACGAATTGATATATGAAATAGCTAATTCATTGGAATTGAGCCCTAAAGAAGCATTTGGTGCTTCATATGCCATATTATTAAGTAAAAAATACGGCCCTAAATTAGGTAGCTTCTTAGCTTCGTTGAGTAGCGAAAAAGTAATCGAATTGTACAAATTAAATTAA
- a CDS encoding 30S ribosomal protein S13, whose product MTQTEFRHRIRISKTDLKGESPLEYALQEIKGIGRAMARAIIRLTELDPKVQAGYIGDEEVAKIESVLEDPAKHGIPSWMFNRKKDVYSGLDKHLIETDLTMTVQEDITTMKKLRCYRGIRHELRLPCRGQRTRGSFRKGSSMGVKRRK is encoded by the coding sequence GTGACTCAAACAGAATTTAGACACAGAATTAGAATATCTAAAACAGATTTAAAAGGGGAAAGTCCTTTAGAATACGCTCTTCAAGAAATAAAAGGTATTGGTAGAGCAATGGCAAGAGCTATCATCAGATTAACCGAATTAGACCCTAAAGTTCAAGCTGGTTATATCGGTGATGAAGAAGTAGCTAAAATCGAGTCAGTATTGGAAGACCCAGCAAAACACGGTATACCATCATGGATGTTTAACAGAAAGAAAGATGTATACTCAGGGTTAGACAAACACCTTATCGAAACAGATTTAACAATGACCGTTCAAGAAGATATCACAACAATGAAGAAACTCAGATGTTATAGGGGTATCAGACACGAATTGAGATTACCATGTAGGGGCCAAAGAACAAGAGGTTCATTCAGAAAAGGTAGCTCAATGGGCGTTAAAAGAAGAAAATAA
- a CDS encoding 30S ribosomal protein S4: MGDPRRLSKKYDTPNHPWIGERINKERDLSQKYGLINKKELWKMETQLRNYRRQARKLISNTTAQGVKEAIQLFAVLKRYGILNEQEPTLDHVLSLNIENILDRRLQTIVYEKGLARTPKQARQFIVHGHIAVNGRKVSSPSYLVELEESDAISYVGISPLAAENHPERAKAVEEKQ, from the coding sequence ATGGGAGACCCAAGAAGGTTAAGTAAAAAATACGACACACCTAATCATCCTTGGATTGGCGAAAGAATAAACAAGGAAAGAGATTTAAGCCAAAAATACGGTTTAATAAACAAGAAAGAATTGTGGAAAATGGAAACACAATTAAGAAACTATAGAAGACAAGCAAGAAAACTTATCAGCAACACAACAGCGCAAGGTGTTAAGGAAGCTATTCAGTTATTTGCTGTTTTAAAAAGATATGGTATCTTAAATGAACAAGAGCCTACATTAGACCACGTCTTGTCATTAAACATCGAAAACATCTTAGATAGAAGATTACAAACAATCGTTTACGAGAAAGGTTTAGCAAGAACACCAAAACAAGCAAGACAATTCATCGTACACGGCCACATTGCAGTTAACGGTAGAAAAGTATCATCACCTTCATACTTAGTAGAACTTGAAGAATCAGATGCTATTTCATACGTTGGTATTTCACCTTTGGCTGCCGAAAATCATCCTGAAAGGGCAAAAGCCGTAGAGGAAAAACAATAA
- a CDS encoding 30S ribosomal protein S11: MSQKWGVVHIYASYNNTILHVTDVTGSETIAKVSGGMIVRNQRDESSPYAAMQAAFKIADLIRDKGIDHVHVKVRGAGGQKSKNPGPGAQAAIRALSRAGIRIGRIEDATPIPHDGTTPKRKNR; encoded by the coding sequence ATGAGTCAAAAATGGGGAGTAGTGCATATATACGCATCATACAACAACACAATACTTCATGTTACAGATGTAACAGGTTCAGAAACAATTGCTAAGGTATCTGGTGGTATGATTGTAAGAAACCAGAGAGATGAATCATCACCTTACGCAGCAATGCAGGCAGCATTCAAAATCGCTGATTTAATCAGAGATAAGGGTATTGACCATGTTCACGTTAAAGTAAGGGGTGCTGGTGGACAAAAATCCAAAAATCCAGGACCAGGTGCTCAAGCAGCTATCAGAGCTTTATCAAGAGCAGGAATTAGAATCGGTAGAATCGAAGATGCTACGCCAATTCCGCACGATGGTACAACACCTAAAAGGAAAAACAGATAA
- a CDS encoding DNA-directed RNA polymerase subunit D — protein MQKEVKRTGEIITMKVEAPLSFSSALRRIMISELPTYAIENVFFYENTSSMYDEVLAHRLGMVPIKGKPVSSDELITFVVSKEGPCTVYSSDLNSEVGESAFDNVPLVKLAEGQKLEAECEALVGTGKIHSKWQPCNVVYKELGDNLVEFKIESHKNMEAEDLIRSALEILKNKAETCLIELESHVFD, from the coding sequence ATGCAAAAAGAGGTAAAAAGAACTGGAGAAATCATAACTATGAAAGTTGAAGCTCCTTTATCTTTTTCCAGTGCATTAAGAAGAATAATGATATCAGAATTACCAACTTATGCCATAGAAAATGTTTTTTTCTATGAAAACACTTCTTCAATGTACGATGAAGTTTTAGCTCATAGGTTAGGTATGGTACCAATAAAAGGAAAACCTGTAAGTTCTGATGAGTTAATAACATTTGTAGTATCTAAAGAAGGACCTTGTACAGTTTATTCATCCGATTTAAACTCAGAAGTGGGAGAATCTGCTTTTGATAATGTACCATTGGTTAAATTAGCAGAAGGTCAGAAATTAGAGGCTGAATGTGAAGCATTGGTAGGAACCGGTAAAATTCACTCAAAATGGCAACCATGTAATGTGGTTTACAAAGAACTCGGAGATAATCTCGTAGAGTTTAAAATTGAATCTCATAAAAACATGGAAGCTGAGGATTTAATAAGGTCTGCATTAGAGATTCTTAAAAATAAAGCTGAAACATGTTTAATTGAATTAGAAAGTCATGTATTTGATTAA
- a CDS encoding 50S ribosomal protein L18e: MRKLLATNPEVHGLVQFLKEAAFKNEAPIWKDVAKRMAKPSRRRAEVNISKINRYASENDTIVVAGKVLGAGSLKQNVTVAAFTFSNSAKLAIEAAGGKCITIPELVEQNPKGSKVVIMA; this comes from the coding sequence ATGAGAAAATTACTTGCAACAAACCCTGAAGTACACGGATTGGTACAGTTCTTAAAAGAAGCAGCTTTTAAAAATGAAGCACCAATTTGGAAAGACGTTGCTAAAAGAATGGCAAAACCTTCAAGAAGAAGGGCAGAAGTAAACATCAGTAAAATAAACAGATACGCTTCAGAAAACGATACAATTGTAGTAGCTGGAAAAGTTTTAGGTGCAGGTTCCTTAAAACAAAACGTTACTGTAGCTGCATTCACTTTCTCAAACTCTGCAAAGTTAGCTATCGAAGCTGCTGGTGGTAAATGTATTACAATCCCAGAACTCGTAGAACAAAACCCAAAAGGTTCAAAAGTAGTTATTATGGCATAA
- a CDS encoding 50S ribosomal protein L13 produces the protein MVVINAENAVVGRLASYVAKVALSGEEVVIINAEKAIMTGNKEFIFQKYVQLRNRKSISNPKKMGPKFPRRPEDILRRIIRGMLPYKKPRGVEAFKKIKVEVGAPAGVEADIVLGSIPKTNKYVTLGELSSFLGAKF, from the coding sequence ATGGTTGTTATTAATGCTGAAAACGCTGTAGTTGGAAGATTAGCTTCATATGTTGCTAAAGTTGCATTAAGCGGTGAAGAAGTTGTAATTATCAACGCTGAAAAAGCAATTATGACTGGTAATAAAGAATTTATTTTCCAAAAATACGTGCAATTGAGAAACAGAAAAAGTATTTCCAACCCTAAAAAGATGGGTCCAAAATTCCCAAGAAGGCCAGAAGATATATTAAGAAGAATTATCAGAGGCATGCTCCCTTACAAAAAGCCAAGAGGAGTAGAAGCATTCAAAAAAATTAAAGTTGAAGTAGGAGCTCCTGCAGGTGTTGAAGCAGACATTGTTTTAGGTTCAATACCAAAAACAAACAAGTACGTAACTTTGGGAGAATTAAGTAGCTTCTTAGGTGCTAAATTTTAA
- a CDS encoding 30S ribosomal protein S9 produces the protein MKVINTVGKRRTAVARATAKEGNGRIRINKKPIELIDSKYLKMKLMEPVILAGEELNNINIDIDVKGGGAVGQAEAVRTALGKAIVEFVGNLELKDKYLAYDRTMLVSDARRTEPHKPSKSSKGPRAKRQKSYR, from the coding sequence GTGAAAGTTATCAATACAGTAGGAAAAAGAAGAACTGCAGTTGCAAGAGCTACTGCTAAAGAAGGAAACGGAAGAATTAGAATTAACAAAAAGCCTATAGAATTAATAGACTCAAAATACTTAAAAATGAAGTTAATGGAGCCTGTAATTTTAGCTGGTGAAGAATTAAACAACATTAACATCGACATCGACGTTAAAGGTGGCGGTGCTGTTGGTCAAGCAGAAGCAGTAAGAACTGCTTTAGGTAAAGCAATCGTAGAATTCGTAGGAAACCTCGAATTAAAAGATAAGTACTTAGCTTACGACAGAACAATGTTAGTTAGTGATGCAAGAAGAACTGAACCGCACAAACCAAGTAAGTCTTCAAAAGGTCCAAGAGCTAAAAGACAAAAATCATACAGATAA
- a CDS encoding DNA-directed RNA polymerase subunit N, which yields MMFPVRCFSCGTVVSEVYGEYHERLTNGEKSDEILDDLDITKYCCRRMFASHRLHNDKDLFDDVMEYK from the coding sequence ATGATGTTTCCGGTTAGATGCTTTTCTTGTGGGACAGTTGTTTCAGAAGTGTATGGAGAATACCATGAAAGACTTACAAATGGGGAAAAATCAGACGAGATTTTAGACGATTTAGATATTACAAAATATTGTTGCAGAAGGATGTTTGCATCCCATAGATTACATAACGACAAGGATTTATTTGACGATGTAATGGAATATAAATAA
- a CDS encoding DNA-directed RNA polymerase subunit K, whose protein sequence is MSYTKFEKARLIGSRALQISGGAPTTVDSDSSSSLDLAIEEVSKGAVPLTIKKPKVIKLDE, encoded by the coding sequence TTGAGCTATACAAAATTTGAAAAAGCGAGATTAATAGGTTCAAGAGCCTTGCAAATTTCAGGCGGAGCACCAACTACTGTAGATTCTGACAGTAGTTCATCTTTAGATTTAGCAATTGAAGAGGTAAGCAAAGGTGCTGTACCTTTAACAATCAAAAAACCTAAAGTTATTAAATTAGATGAATAA
- a CDS encoding 4Fe-4S dicluster domain-containing protein, which yields MVKITIDYNLCNGLDCAECVNTCPMEIFDISNDKIIIVNPETCVWCKVCTDVCPNNCILLDLESE from the coding sequence TTGGTTAAAATAACAATAGACTATAATCTTTGTAATGGCTTAGATTGTGCAGAATGTGTAAATACCTGCCCTATGGAAATATTTGATATTTCAAACGATAAAATAATAATTGTTAATCCTGAAACTTGCGTATGGTGTAAGGTTTGTACAGATGTTTGCCCAAATAACTGTATACTTTTGGATTTAGAATCTGAGTAA
- a CDS encoding HypC/HybG/HupF family hydrogenase formation chaperone, whose protein sequence is MCLAIPSKVIDIFEEDGEKYAVAEYKGVKQKAKLALLEDVNVGDYVLIHTGYALEKLSEEDAKITLDTWEELFDALDEMEGKNENINVPEDLKEIMKKE, encoded by the coding sequence ATGTGTTTGGCAATACCTTCAAAAGTTATAGATATTTTTGAAGAAGATGGGGAAAAATACGCAGTTGCAGAATACAAAGGCGTTAAACAGAAAGCTAAATTAGCTTTACTCGAAGATGTGAATGTTGGGGACTATGTATTAATACATACCGGCTATGCTTTGGAAAAATTAAGTGAAGAAGATGCTAAAATAACCCTTGATACGTGGGAAGAATTATTCGATGCTTTAGATGAAATGGAAGGTAAAAACGAGAATATTAATGTTCCAGAAGATTTAAAGGAAATTATGAAAAAAGAATAA
- a CDS encoding YqaA family protein gives MSIDLSAFINPFIDFGLYLVHKYGLWAIFLLGFSESIFQPFPTEIFMIPGLTIGLNWFWVLVASTVGSTLGAVITYYLASKYGERLYRKFFKSDKYYDKTNRFLEKWGPMGLIIVGITPIPFELICWSASAFKMPFKTYIIAVFVSRVLKHGIIVAPFGLYAFLKSYGIWPF, from the coding sequence ATGAGTATAGATTTATCCGCATTCATTAACCCATTTATTGATTTTGGGCTTTATTTAGTGCATAAATACGGTCTTTGGGCAATTTTTTTATTAGGATTTTCAGAATCTATATTTCAACCCTTTCCAACTGAAATATTTATGATTCCAGGGCTTACAATTGGTTTAAACTGGTTTTGGGTGCTTGTAGCGTCTACAGTGGGCAGTACACTTGGTGCAGTTATTACATACTACCTTGCTTCAAAATATGGTGAAAGACTATATCGCAAATTTTTTAAGAGCGACAAGTACTATGACAAAACTAATCGTTTTTTGGAAAAATGGGGGCCTATGGGGTTAATAATTGTAGGGATTACGCCCATACCATTTGAACTAATCTGTTGGTCAGCAAGTGCTTTTAAAATGCCATTTAAAACATATATTATTGCAGTATTTGTAAGCAGAGTATTAAAACACGGGATAATAGTTGCACCGTTTGGATTATATGCTTTCTTAAAATCTTATGGGATTTGGCCATTTTAA
- a CDS encoding nucleotide sugar dehydrogenase codes for MSMLNLSKEEFKNKFKNGKITVAVYGQGKMGLPLANVFAEAGVNVIGVDICEEVVENLNKGINHITEEPFLSELVAKNVKNGTYCATTDGKLAAEKADIMIILVPTLTDEKGNIKLGPVYNVAEIISSGLKEGNIVITEATMPPSTTESLITIFEKSGLKLSNGDFGLAHAPERTMTGTALRDIKGQYPKIIGANDSKTLEILSGMYETINNAGIVPISGIKGAEAVKVFEGVYRDVNIGLANELALWCEEHNVDALEVFESANTQPYCHIHTPGAGVGGHCIPVYPWFVINSSEKLNPRITKTARELNDYMAHHMVELTIKGLNSFEKSLKNAKILVLGLTFRGGVKEFMKSAAIPIISELNGWDADVYAFDPLCDETDANRYGAKWAEMESYKWDAVIITSDHVEFKNMDLDKLMKNVNIPLIVDGRNTIDPVIAREKGFKYLSVGNFKL; via the coding sequence ATGAGTATGTTAAATTTATCAAAAGAAGAATTTAAGAATAAATTTAAAAATGGAAAAATAACTGTTGCAGTATATGGGCAAGGTAAAATGGGTTTACCACTTGCAAATGTCTTTGCTGAAGCTGGTGTTAATGTAATAGGCGTTGATATTTGCGAAGAAGTTGTCGAAAACTTAAACAAAGGTATAAATCATATCACAGAAGAACCATTTTTAAGTGAATTGGTGGCTAAAAACGTTAAAAACGGAACTTACTGTGCTACAACCGATGGAAAGCTTGCCGCTGAAAAAGCTGACATTATGATTATACTCGTTCCAACACTTACCGATGAAAAAGGTAATATTAAGCTTGGTCCTGTGTATAACGTTGCTGAAATAATAAGTAGTGGATTAAAAGAGGGCAATATTGTAATTACCGAAGCTACAATGCCTCCATCCACTACAGAAAGTCTTATAACAATCTTTGAAAAAAGCGGTTTAAAATTATCAAATGGGGATTTTGGGCTTGCTCACGCTCCTGAAAGAACTATGACAGGTACCGCACTTAGGGACATTAAAGGTCAGTATCCGAAAATTATCGGTGCTAATGATTCCAAAACTCTTGAAATATTAAGCGGAATGTATGAAACAATAAATAATGCTGGTATAGTACCTATTAGTGGTATTAAAGGTGCTGAAGCTGTTAAAGTATTCGAAGGAGTTTACAGGGATGTTAATATTGGATTAGCTAACGAATTAGCACTTTGGTGTGAAGAGCATAATGTAGATGCTCTTGAAGTATTTGAATCAGCTAACACGCAGCCATACTGTCATATTCATACCCCTGGTGCAGGTGTTGGAGGTCATTGTATTCCAGTTTACCCCTGGTTTGTTATAAATTCCTCTGAAAAACTTAACCCCCGTATTACAAAAACAGCACGAGAATTAAATGATTATATGGCTCACCATATGGTCGAATTAACTATTAAAGGTCTTAATAGCTTTGAAAAATCACTTAAAAACGCTAAAATTCTTGTTTTGGGCTTAACCTTTAGAGGGGGCGTTAAAGAATTTATGAAAAGTGCAGCTATTCCAATTATTTCCGAACTCAATGGTTGGGATGCAGACGTTTACGCATTTGACCCATTATGTGATGAAACAGATGCTAATAGATATGGTGCAAAATGGGCGGAAATGGAATCATATAAATGGGATGCCGTTATTATTACCTCTGACCACGTTGAATTTAAAAATATGGACTTGGACAAGTTAATGAAGAATGTGAATATTCCTTTAATTGTTGATGGTAGAAATACAATTGACCCAGTTATTGCACGTGAAAAAGGATTTAAATATCTTAGCGTAGGTAATTTTAAATTATAA
- a CDS encoding UDP-N-acetylglucosamine 3-dehydrogenase codes for MLKVGVIGVGMMGYNHVRIYKELEKSKEKDIKLVGVSDTNAERVNEIAKQFDTKAFTDYNELIKEGVDLVSIVVPTFLHKKIASDFIKAGVNVLVEKPIADSIENAKELIELAKENNVKLAVGHVERFNPAVLELKKHIQNGVLGDIVTMTAKRVGPMTSRITDVGVILDLSVHDIDAMHFLCGSKVKDVYAKAKNVKHPSDAEDYALIIASFENDVDGIIETNRLTPHKTRSLNVIGTEGIAYLDYIEQSLTIYDDEWVKKAKIEHSEPLKNELLNVIESVESNVEPLVCGEDGLHALEVALKALNSSK; via the coding sequence GTGTTAAAAGTTGGCGTTATTGGCGTGGGAATGATGGGATACAACCACGTTAGGATTTATAAGGAATTAGAAAAAAGTAAAGAAAAAGATATAAAATTAGTAGGCGTTTCAGATACGAATGCGGAAAGAGTTAACGAAATTGCAAAACAGTTTGATACAAAGGCTTTCACAGATTACAACGAACTCATTAAAGAAGGCGTTGACCTTGTAAGCATTGTAGTCCCTACTTTCTTACACAAAAAAATTGCAAGTGATTTTATAAAAGCTGGCGTTAATGTACTTGTAGAAAAACCTATCGCTGACAGTATTGAAAATGCAAAGGAACTTATAGAGCTTGCAAAGGAAAATAACGTTAAATTAGCTGTTGGGCACGTTGAAAGGTTTAACCCTGCGGTTTTAGAGCTTAAAAAACATATTCAAAATGGAGTACTCGGAGATATTGTAACGATGACTGCTAAAAGAGTTGGACCTATGACTTCCCGTATTACCGATGTTGGAGTTATCCTCGACCTTTCAGTGCACGATATTGACGCTATGCACTTTTTATGCGGTTCAAAAGTAAAAGACGTTTATGCTAAAGCTAAAAACGTAAAACACCCCTCCGATGCTGAAGACTATGCACTTATTATTGCAAGTTTTGAGAATGATGTCGATGGAATTATTGAAACAAACAGACTTACCCCACACAAAACCAGGAGTTTAAACGTTATTGGAACCGAAGGAATAGCTTATTTAGATTATATAGAACAATCACTTACAATATATGACGATGAATGGGTTAAAAAGGCTAAAATAGAACATTCCGAACCTCTTAAAAATGAGTTATTAAATGTGATAGAAAGCGTTGAAAGTAATGTGGAGCCTCTCGTATGTGGCGAAGATGGACTTCACGCTTTAGAAGTTGCTCTCAAGGCTTTAAATAGTTCAAAATAA